A genomic window from Vanessa cardui chromosome Z, ilVanCard2.1, whole genome shotgun sequence includes:
- the LOC124543428 gene encoding uncharacterized protein LOC124543428 codes for MAMPNLQIEKLAGRDNYFTWKFAVMSYLQLEELWECIEPGTDVDLKKDVKATSKIILLVEPMNYVHIENAKTAKEVWENLQNVFEDSGLSRKVGLLKDLINTSLDICGSIAFSAYSTLNQDDWYIDSGATMHMTRRSDWMYDEQSPPVHRIKVANSEAIPVQSMGKVNIQTKLNKDEHRIQVRNVLFIPKLTTNLLSISQLTKSGCKVEFTNTGCNIYNGNKNLVATARLMDNMFKLNVVSGNAYAVTDLTTWHKRMDHLNMADVKRLPFCTEASGIKHQTSTPYTPEQNGVAERMNRTLVERAKCMLFEAKLQKSFWAEAVATAAYIINRSPSRVLAETTPYEKWTGKKPNISHLKIFGSKAMVHVPKQNRRKWDTKSRELIFVGYCENSKGYRLYGKDTRNIVISRDVIFIENSENYLENNAPKTVSVPQPITLPLSSTDVGCIDSHNQAEDTDVNESSQNEILTSNENSFDSSMFNRQTDETYYPDTDDYDDCHDEYIQNRYSLRSGRKNVEGNNFMGFMEIPITPKDLITVEDALSGPNAKQWKEAMDEEYKSLIENNTWEITTLPSDKRAIPCKWVYKVKRNENGETVKYKARLVIKGCSQRPGIDYTESFSPVVRLTSLRYLLALAAKYDLDICQMDAVSAFLQGDVEEEIYMKQPPLDNGIRSLILR; via the exons ATGGCTATGCCTAATTTACAGATTGAAAAATTGGCCGGTCGGGATAATTACTTCACATGGAAATTTGCAGTAATGTCGTATTTACAATTAGAAGAATTGTGGGAATGTATTGAACCGGGTACCGATGTCGATTTAAAGAAAGATGTGAAAGCAACGTCGAAGATAATTTTGTTGGTTGAACCTATGAACTACGTACACATCGAAAATGCTAAAACGGCAAAAGAAGTATGGGAAAACCTACAGAATGTGTTCGAAGACTCCGGGCTTTCTAGAAAAGTCGGCTTACTTAAGGATTTAATCAATACTTCTTTAGACATCTGTGGTAGTATTGCTTTTTCAGCTTACAGCACACTGAACCAGGATGACTGGTATATTGACTCTGGAGCAACAATGCACATGACAAGACGCTCGGACTGGATGTATGATGAACAGTCACCTCCGGTTCATAGAATAAAGGTGGCAAACAGTGAAGCGATCCCTGTGCAGAGTATGGGTAAAGTAAATATTCAAACCAAATTAAACAAAGATGAACATCGAATACAGGTGCGAAATGTTCTGTTTATTCCGAAATTAACTACTAACCTATTATCTATCAGTCAATTAACAAAGAGTGGTTGTAAAGTTGAATTCACAAATACTGGCTGTAACATTTACAATGGTAATAAGAATTTAGTAGCAACAGCGAGGCTAATGGACAATATGTTCAAACTTAATGTTGTTAGTGGAAATGCATATGCTGTGACAGATTTAACTACATGGCATAAAAGGATGGATCACTTAAATATGGCCGATGTAAAGAGGTTACCTTTTTGTACTGAAG CTTCTGGAATCAAACATCAAACCAGTACTCCATATACGCCTGAACAAAATGGTGTTGCAGAGAGGATGAATCGGACGCTGGTAGAACGTGCAAAGTGCATGTTGTTTGAAGCAAAACTTCAAAAATCATTCTGGGCAGAGGCAGTCGCCACTGCTGCATATATCATAAACAGGTCCCCATCACGTGTACTGGCTGAAACAACGCCGTATGAAAAATGGACTGGTAAGAAACCAAACATTTCTCATTTAAAGATATTTGGATCTAAGGCCATGGTCCATGTTCCTAAGCAAAATCGCCGTAAGTGGGACACCAAATCACGTGAACTAATCTTTGTGGGATACTGTGAAAATTCGAAGGGATACAGGCTCTATGGTAAAGATACACGAAATATTGTAATTAGTAGagatgtaatatttattgaaaactctgaaaattatttggaaaataatgcTCCGAAAACTGTATCAGTGCCACAGCCAATTACACTTCCTTTAAGTAGTACAGATGTTGGTTGTATAGACTCACATAATCAAGCAGAAGATACTGATGTCAATGAGAGCTCACAGAATGAGATATTGACAAGTAATGAGAATTCATTTGACAGTAGTATGTTTAATAGACAAACTGATGAAACTTACTATCCAGATACAGATGATTATGATGATTGTCATGatgaatatatacaaaatagatATTCATTGAGGTCAGGGAGAAAAAACGTGGAAGGTAATAATTTCATGGGCTTTATGGAAATTCCAATAACTCCAAAAGATCTAATAACTGTTGAAGATGCTTTATCAGGTCCAAATGCAAAGCAGTGGAAAGAAGCAATGGATGAGGAATACAAGTCCttaattgaaaacaatactTGGGAAATTACTACTCTACCATCAGATAAACGTGCTATTCCATGCAAGTGGGTTTACAAggtaaaaagaaatgaaaacggAGAAACCGTTAAGTATAAGGCACGTCTAGTAATTAAAGGATGTTCACAAAGGCCTGGAATCGATTACACTGAAAGTTTTTCACCTGTTGTGAGACTTACATCTCTAAGATATTTGTTAGCTTTGGCTGCAAAATATGATTTAGATATATGTCAAATGGACGCAGTATCAGCTTTTCTACAAGGCGATGTAGAAGAGGAGATTTATATGAAGCAGCCACCTCTAGACAATGGAATAAGAAGCTTGATTCTACGCTGA